Proteins found in one Agaribacterium sp. ZY112 genomic segment:
- a CDS encoding ATP-binding protein: MQSAKAHPREQQRLTKLAYYEVLDTEAERAFDELTELAAAICETPISLISLVDDHRQWFKSRVGLDALETPKSIAFCSHAILEDHIFEVSNATEDERFADNPLVTGAPDIRFYAGAPLVSPDGCPIGTLCVIDREPKQLSDNQRLSLEILSKQVISQLELRKHALDAERNYRQQQSMLTSIAHDLRTPFNGILGLSQQLSERAEKMEQGRIVRNAHLILDSSLRVYQLLDEMLQWSTQRIGANKIELKAQSLLPLLSSSFDLLAESLALKDIKYKCEVSANTQVLGDTTLCKAIIRNLLNNAIKFTPKEGIIRISSRTTDNEVEILVFNEGTAMPEPIASQLMQNQHNGHTSTEGTEGESGTGLGLNLCQEFTQAQGGRMWLEQNDQQGICFGFSLAKAN; encoded by the coding sequence ATGCAAAGCGCCAAAGCACATCCACGAGAACAGCAGCGCCTAACCAAACTTGCCTATTACGAAGTACTGGATACTGAAGCCGAACGTGCCTTTGACGAACTAACAGAACTCGCCGCCGCCATTTGCGAAACCCCTATTTCACTTATCAGCCTTGTCGACGACCACCGCCAATGGTTCAAATCACGGGTAGGTTTGGATGCTCTAGAAACCCCTAAAAGCATCGCCTTTTGCTCGCACGCTATCTTAGAAGATCACATCTTTGAAGTGAGTAATGCCACCGAAGACGAACGCTTTGCCGACAACCCCCTTGTCACAGGTGCCCCCGATATTCGCTTTTACGCAGGCGCTCCACTTGTATCCCCCGATGGCTGCCCGATTGGCACCCTCTGCGTGATAGATAGAGAACCCAAACAACTGAGCGACAATCAACGACTCTCGCTAGAGATCCTTTCAAAACAAGTGATTAGCCAACTAGAACTCCGTAAACACGCCTTAGATGCCGAACGCAATTATCGACAACAGCAAAGCATGCTGACCTCCATCGCCCACGACCTACGCACCCCCTTTAACGGCATACTGGGCTTATCGCAGCAGCTCTCCGAACGAGCCGAGAAAATGGAACAAGGGCGCATCGTGCGTAACGCCCACTTGATACTCGACTCCTCCTTGCGCGTTTATCAACTGCTCGACGAAATGCTGCAATGGTCAACCCAACGCATAGGCGCCAATAAAATAGAACTCAAAGCGCAAAGCCTCTTACCACTGCTAAGCTCCAGCTTCGACCTACTGGCTGAATCACTCGCACTAAAAGACATCAAGTACAAATGCGAAGTAAGTGCCAACACACAAGTGCTTGGCGACACCACCTTATGCAAAGCCATCATTCGCAACCTGCTCAACAACGCCATCAAGTTCACACCTAAAGAAGGCATCATTCGTATTAGCAGCCGCACTACCGACAACGAAGTAGAAATACTTGTCTTCAACGAGGGCACAGCTATGCCCGAACCCATAGCCAGCCAACTGATGCAAAACCAACACAACGGCCACACCAGCACCGAAGGCACTGAAGGCGAAAGCGGCACCGGCCTAGGCCTAAACCTATGCCAAGAATTCACCCAAGCCCAAGGCGGCCGCATGTGGCTTGAACAAAACGACCAGCAAGGCATTTGCTTTGGCTTCAGTCTAGCGAAAGCCAACTAG
- a CDS encoding zonular occludens toxin domain-containing protein, whose amino-acid sequence MTISAYTGLPGHGKTYGVVEHVIAPALEASRVVFTNIPMIDEECQSRFGMTVKQFRIEDIVENPNWWEDVFIAGSVIIIDELWRLWPSGLNAKNVRQEDKSFLAEHRHMVGENGYSTEIVLVTQDLGQIANFARSLVETTYRTIKQSKLGFSSRYRVDVYYGPVTGASPPVSKREREIHGSFKKEIFQLYQSHTKSKSGEAGNESRIDNRFSVLGRLSIKIGFALAILSLTALYYGVQHLIGHYSSPPTKYAVTPSLPIQPQVTPPSDQSQISTKPQVREKRKKENRFLSDADSVFITGRFSTRYPNGKTKIEYIFEINFTNSIVHLNQEELTFLGYEFEIVNDCMVKLGGQDYQGYALCRTHEEPKGFIEGLVSADPA is encoded by the coding sequence ATGACTATATCTGCTTATACTGGGCTGCCTGGGCACGGAAAAACCTATGGCGTAGTCGAACATGTCATAGCCCCAGCCTTAGAAGCTTCTCGAGTTGTGTTCACCAATATCCCGATGATTGATGAAGAGTGCCAATCAAGATTTGGCATGACCGTAAAACAATTCCGAATTGAAGACATTGTTGAAAACCCAAACTGGTGGGAAGATGTATTTATCGCCGGATCGGTAATTATCATCGACGAACTATGGAGGCTTTGGCCGTCCGGATTAAACGCAAAAAACGTAAGACAGGAGGATAAGTCATTTTTAGCTGAGCACCGACATATGGTTGGTGAAAATGGATATTCAACAGAAATTGTTTTGGTCACGCAAGATCTTGGACAGATTGCAAACTTCGCAAGAAGCTTAGTTGAAACCACATACCGAACAATAAAACAGTCAAAGTTAGGGTTTAGCTCTAGATATAGAGTAGATGTATATTATGGCCCAGTTACCGGAGCGTCACCTCCTGTATCAAAACGTGAAAGGGAGATACACGGGTCCTTCAAAAAGGAAATATTTCAGCTATACCAAAGTCATACAAAGAGTAAATCAGGAGAAGCAGGCAATGAATCAAGAATAGATAATCGATTCTCAGTACTTGGTCGGCTATCTATAAAAATTGGATTTGCACTTGCCATCCTCAGTTTGACCGCCTTGTATTATGGCGTACAGCACTTAATTGGGCATTATTCATCGCCCCCCACAAAATATGCTGTTACACCTTCGCTACCAATTCAACCTCAAGTCACTCCGCCATCAGATCAGTCCCAGATATCGACTAAACCCCAAGTTAGGGAGAAAAGAAAAAAGGAAAATCGCTTTCTATCAGATGCCGACTCTGTGTTTATTACAGGGCGATTTAGCACTAGATACCCAAACGGAAAAACAAAGATCGAGTACATATTTGAAATTAACTTCACGAATTCAATAGTTCACCTAAACCAAGAAGAATTGACATTCTTGGGGTATGAATTTGAAATCGTTAACGACTGCATGGTTAAGCTTGGCGGCCAAGACTATCAGGGCTACGCACTATGCCGAACTCACGAAGAACCGAAGGGCTTTATTGAAGGGTTAGTAAGCGCTGATCCTGCATGA
- a CDS encoding replication endonuclease: protein MVAYATKAGQFVDFDGRLHLNTTLEQFGTNECSPFRKRIIERCGMLANAVRAEYLHLAKSKSHASANLRLLELEAYLTVSDLWLLTSLSELIAFADDKAEFCQSISKKYDIEIECYDELCSIADSYQIDPPFVEKGATYKSCINRLCCSRWWRRKLKNLQNERIEILARDLRQVNAKSSPYCSPITLATRTSQRQASRSYLENTIVVNEKNDEFTLAQLSDKSVSNPAIRRFELLARCKGFELIAKAYKHNAAFITLTTPSRFHKMTKIIRNGRMIKVIPNKKYENLSPRDAQKYLSNVWARIQAKLSRLSIKPYGFRIAEPHHDGTPHWHFMLFATKENLEQVEEIFRHYALQDSPDENGAKKRRLKVEEIKSGTNPTTGKEYSATGYLIKYVCKNIDGHGVNNCNESDSKDWSGRNATDIAMSIEAWARTHRIRQFQQIGGASVTVWRELRRLSEQEGELEKLRIAARSNDWAAFTEAMGGPIVSRTDQSIRPAYGASENLDKETGELKKKLFTKYGDTASERVIGLLVGGMTVISRIHYWEVKDTPNLKSAQQKIMSGIVEVIDEIKFQNSPFINSIDQSDPRKRVALDSYQ, encoded by the coding sequence ATGGTAGCTTATGCCACCAAGGCTGGCCAATTCGTTGATTTTGACGGCCGCCTTCATTTAAACACTACATTAGAGCAGTTTGGCACTAATGAGTGCTCCCCGTTTCGCAAACGTATTATTGAACGTTGCGGGATGCTGGCTAATGCCGTTCGCGCAGAATATCTTCACCTTGCCAAGTCTAAATCGCATGCTTCAGCCAATCTTCGTTTACTGGAGCTAGAAGCCTACCTTACAGTAAGCGATCTTTGGTTGTTAACCAGCCTTTCAGAGCTAATAGCATTTGCAGACGATAAAGCTGAATTCTGCCAATCCATTTCAAAAAAATATGACATAGAAATAGAGTGTTACGACGAGCTTTGTAGCATTGCAGATTCATATCAAATTGATCCACCCTTCGTTGAAAAGGGAGCGACATATAAGTCATGTATAAACCGACTTTGTTGCTCAAGATGGTGGAGAAGAAAGCTAAAGAACCTGCAAAACGAACGCATAGAAATACTAGCCAGGGACTTAAGGCAGGTAAATGCAAAATCATCACCTTATTGCTCCCCAATCACGTTAGCAACGAGAACATCACAAAGACAAGCAAGTAGAAGCTACCTAGAAAATACTATTGTAGTTAATGAGAAAAATGACGAATTCACACTGGCTCAACTCTCCGACAAGTCTGTCTCCAATCCTGCGATAAGACGGTTTGAATTATTGGCTCGCTGTAAAGGTTTTGAGCTTATTGCAAAAGCATACAAACATAATGCAGCCTTCATTACTCTAACCACCCCTTCACGATTTCACAAAATGACAAAAATCATTCGTAACGGACGAATGATTAAAGTTATTCCAAACAAGAAATATGAAAATCTAAGCCCAAGAGACGCGCAAAAATACCTATCTAATGTTTGGGCAAGAATACAAGCTAAATTGTCCCGCCTATCTATTAAACCTTATGGCTTCCGAATTGCAGAGCCACACCATGACGGAACTCCCCACTGGCATTTCATGCTATTCGCCACAAAAGAAAACTTAGAACAAGTTGAAGAAATATTTCGTCATTATGCCCTACAAGATTCACCAGATGAAAATGGAGCAAAAAAACGGCGATTAAAAGTGGAAGAAATTAAAAGCGGTACCAATCCAACCACAGGGAAAGAGTACTCAGCTACAGGCTATCTAATTAAATACGTCTGTAAAAACATTGACGGGCACGGCGTAAACAACTGCAACGAATCAGACTCTAAAGATTGGTCTGGCCGAAACGCCACAGATATAGCCATGAGTATTGAGGCATGGGCAAGAACCCATCGAATTAGACAATTCCAACAGATTGGAGGTGCCAGCGTGACCGTTTGGAGAGAATTACGACGCCTGTCAGAACAAGAGGGAGAATTAGAAAAGCTACGTATTGCTGCTCGATCTAACGATTGGGCCGCTTTTACTGAAGCTATGGGCGGGCCGATAGTCTCAAGAACAGACCAGTCTATTAGGCCTGCATACGGAGCTAGCGAAAACCTAGACAAAGAAACGGGCGAGCTTAAGAAGAAACTATTTACTAAATATGGTGACACTGCGTCTGAACGTGTAATCGGCCTTCTAGTCGGAGGAATGACAGTAATTAGTCGAATTCACTACTGGGAAGTTAAAGACACTCCAAACCTTAAATCGGCACAACAGAAAATAATGAGTGGGATCGTTGAGGTAATTGATGAAATCAAGTTTCAAAACTCCCCTTTTATAAATTCAATAGATCAAAGCGATCCGCGAAAGCGGGTCGCCTTGGATTCATATCAATAA
- a CDS encoding tyrosine-type recombinase/integrase, with translation MAIRKDGDKWLVDIRPNGVVGRRVRKKFDTKSEAIRFEKYLLAKASSDKEWNESKADRRLLSELIEIWYKLLGYQLKDGLRRKNKMIHTCEGLGDPRAEKLTPKMFLNYRFVRTEAGISGKTLNNELCYLNSMYNGLKASGEVSYSNPLGEMKMLKLDERELSWLSSDEIQHLLGTISSFSENPHVLLLTKICLATGARWGEAEAITLRKLSQYKLTFSQTKSGKVRVVPISKELNDELVEHLEEFDVFGSSISAFRRALVRSKIQLPKGQAAHVLRHTFASHFIMNGGNILTLQKILGHSTINMTMRYAHLSPDHLYEAVSLNPIENWL, from the coding sequence TTGGCAATTCGCAAGGATGGCGATAAATGGCTTGTTGATATTCGCCCGAATGGCGTAGTGGGGCGACGGGTTAGAAAGAAATTTGATACTAAGTCTGAAGCCATTCGATTTGAAAAGTACCTGTTAGCAAAAGCTAGCTCTGACAAAGAATGGAATGAGAGTAAAGCTGATCGTAGATTGCTCTCTGAATTAATTGAGATTTGGTACAAGCTTCTTGGTTATCAGCTGAAAGATGGGCTTCGTCGAAAAAACAAGATGATTCACACTTGCGAGGGGTTGGGTGATCCTCGAGCAGAAAAGCTTACGCCAAAGATGTTTCTCAACTATCGATTCGTCAGGACGGAAGCGGGTATTTCCGGTAAAACCCTTAATAATGAGCTTTGCTATCTAAACAGCATGTATAACGGGTTAAAGGCGTCCGGAGAGGTTAGTTACTCAAACCCCTTGGGTGAAATGAAAATGCTCAAATTGGATGAGCGTGAATTATCATGGTTGTCGAGTGACGAAATTCAACATCTGCTAGGGACGATATCCAGCTTTTCTGAAAACCCACATGTACTGCTGCTGACAAAGATCTGCTTGGCAACTGGGGCTAGGTGGGGTGAGGCAGAAGCAATTACTCTTCGTAAATTATCGCAATATAAGCTTACTTTTTCTCAAACTAAGAGTGGCAAGGTTCGGGTCGTTCCGATATCAAAAGAATTGAATGATGAATTGGTTGAGCACTTGGAGGAATTCGATGTATTTGGCTCATCCATTAGTGCGTTTAGGCGTGCTCTTGTTAGGTCAAAGATTCAATTGCCGAAAGGGCAGGCGGCACATGTATTGCGGCACACTTTTGCTAGTCATTTTATTATGAACGGAGGAAATATATTGACGTTGCAAAAAATTCTTGGGCACTCTACGATCAATATGACAATGAGATATGCGCACTTGTCTCCCGACCATTTGTATGAAGCTGTATCATTGAATCCAATTGAAAATTGGTTGTAA
- a CDS encoding single-stranded DNA-binding protein — MVKISIIDGHHQAKSRNTKNGVRYFQDAYVHLGGAFPHQIEIPLKAPTDANPVGEYELSLNNFQVGRFKNLELNPFEVGLIPLSKTLSKAS, encoded by the coding sequence ATGGTAAAAATCAGCATTATTGACGGTCACCACCAAGCAAAATCACGAAACACCAAAAACGGTGTGCGGTATTTTCAAGACGCATATGTGCATCTAGGTGGCGCATTCCCTCATCAAATTGAAATCCCACTTAAGGCGCCCACTGATGCAAACCCAGTAGGAGAATATGAACTCTCACTGAACAACTTCCAGGTTGGTCGATTTAAAAACTTAGAGCTCAACCCTTTTGAAGTTGGGCTTATTCCACTATCCAAAACACTATCAAAAGCCAGCTAA
- a CDS encoding helix-turn-helix transcriptional regulator has translation MSIPIHEKIERIRAAVGLSQADFAELVGLSVNTLKAIVKRGSSPRFEVVEQIARRWPQYAYWLLTGQTMSPSHVSPLQADQLIYRVFDSANNPEPVVSELMVKPEFLTQLIFLQCIDEPNDLYCLIEAKAYTASQTKQCVLVSGNMNFCSDDKGALGLAKFAEFIERIGREDLVKSSHMKHVFSSDLEKLISSSEIAGEQLAEPDLGTAKWKMYVHLNFSKWRMDGARYEPTYSWRDMDF, from the coding sequence ATGTCAATACCCATTCATGAAAAAATTGAGAGAATAAGAGCCGCTGTGGGGCTATCGCAGGCCGACTTTGCCGAGCTTGTTGGTCTTTCTGTCAATACGCTCAAAGCTATTGTTAAGAGGGGGAGTTCACCACGGTTTGAGGTCGTAGAGCAGATCGCTAGACGTTGGCCGCAATACGCTTATTGGTTATTGACGGGGCAGACTATGTCACCGTCGCACGTATCTCCATTGCAAGCAGATCAACTTATATATCGTGTTTTTGATTCCGCGAATAATCCCGAGCCAGTTGTATCTGAGCTAATGGTGAAGCCTGAGTTCCTTACGCAGTTAATATTTTTACAGTGTATTGATGAGCCAAATGATCTTTATTGCTTAATTGAAGCTAAGGCGTATACAGCGAGTCAGACCAAGCAGTGTGTTCTTGTTAGTGGAAATATGAATTTTTGTAGTGATGATAAGGGCGCTCTCGGATTGGCCAAGTTTGCAGAATTTATTGAGAGGATCGGGCGCGAGGACTTGGTGAAATCCAGCCATATGAAGCATGTGTTTAGTTCAGACCTTGAAAAGCTTATCAGCAGCTCAGAAATTGCTGGTGAACAGCTTGCCGAGCCTGACCTAGGGACTGCAAAGTGGAAAATGTATGTACACCTTAATTTTTCTAAATGGAGGATGGATGGTGCTAGATATGAACCGACGTATTCTTGGCGTGATATGGACTTCTAA